In Oreochromis aureus strain Israel breed Guangdong linkage group 9, ZZ_aureus, whole genome shotgun sequence, the genomic window CTCTCCTGGTATCTTCTCCACATTGacactgtgctgggagacacagcaaatgTTCTTGTGATGGTACGTATGGATGTGTCGCCCTGAGTGAGCTGGGCTATCTGTGCAACCAGAATGGGCTGCAAGTACCGTCTGGGGCTGCCTCTCCAGTTGAGTATGTTTTATAATTACACTGGACttacattatattattattacaggCTATCAGCTCATACCAATATGACTCTGTGATGACAAGACTACTGAACCAGCTCAACTTCTACATCATGCCTGTCTTTAATGTGGATGGATATCGTTTCAGCTGGACTACGGTACTGTAGGCTTTTCTGCTGGTCTTTCTATATGTGCATTTTTGAGGGGAAGCTTTTCTTAGAGGGGAAGCACATTTTACATGTaaattttattgcattttttggGATTGCTTGCTGAAAACAAGGCAAAGAAGGGAAGCtggaaacatgttttttccaCCTACAGATTGTGGAaaaattttaaagaaagaaaaaaatgtctaagtgaaaaaaggagaaataataAGGCGATTTATGTTATTACATGTTATTACATGTTAATTATGCtgcttttatttatgtttaatttttttttttttttttgcctgcagGATCGGTTCTGGAGGAAGACACGGTCCAAAAATAACAAGTTCCACTGCAGAGGAGTGGACGCAAACAGAAACTGGAAAGTAAAATGGTGTGGTAGGTATAATAACACCTGACAAATCTGACTAAAAGTATATATGTGTCCATATGTGCGTAGGAACAACTACATCCATTTGTTCTCATTTAGTCTCTAGAGGGTGAGGACATAGGtctaaaaatagaataaagttttttttgtgatgcatacagacacacaggagTGGAAGATTCCTTTATACATGATGAAGAACATCTCTTCAAGGGAACGCTCAGTCATACCATACCATGAATTCACAGCATTTAGAGTCCTGGCATATGACAATTTGAGAATATGTGCAAAATATATGATAAAAGTCTGGAAATGGTGTGAGAAATGTACcataattaaatgaattataGTCTATTTGATTAGTCAGTAATAGACGGCTGTAAAAAGGCATGAAACAGGACAGAATGAGCCCAAAGATAGCATTCAGCCTGATTGAAATTCATGGTTTTTCATTTGCCTCTGCTATTTATAGATATATTTAAGAAGGACTTTCAAGTGTAAATGAAAATCACGATAATTGAGCCTTAGAAAAAGTATCCCTGAAGATGCTGGtcaaatttgcttttttttctcccacaatTTCTAAAGTAACAACACATTTCAGACTAATACTAGTCACCTTAGAAGCCCTTTTTACTACATAGTTTTAAAAATACGGCTTTAATTAAAACCAGCATGTGTTCAGAtgcttttctgtttgcttttttgGGTCAAGGTGAGTGAAATAAGGTTGTCTGTAAAAGATTATAATGTGATCATATATCAGTCTGTCTTTATTAGTTTCCTTTCACGCTGGCATTTAGTTTTCTAGTCTTTTCCAGTCTTACTGACCGCACAAAGAGCTTTACACAACAAACCccattcatccatttacacacacattcacacagcacTTTATTCTGTGCTCCTAATGCTCTCtaaagctctttttttccctctcactTGGCCACACGTGTGGCCGATTTAGAATCACCTATCAGCCTAACACACTTAtctttgaactgtgggaggaatGCACACATGCTCCACGCAGCAACGCCGCAGGAAAGCTTGTGGCAACAACGCAAACTACTGCGCTACTTCCATTTCTTTACGCGATGCTTGGTCACTTTTGCTGGATTAAGGATGCcacttaacctcctaagacccgaactcttccacgacatgcatttttaatttctctttgatatttgggcatattggggcccaatgaatgtaaaaacaaagaatttccagattttttttttttaccttatttttgtttttaagaaaaataagagccacaaatgatattcatttaaaaatttggtcagtataatgtcctcgtgtGGATTAAGGATGCAAAAttaagtattttggtctaaataacccaaaatgtgacgccaggtcctaggaggttaaagcaTCCTGGTATGACTAGAAGATATGATGATGTGATTTCAtcctttctccctttgcttcccCAGATGAAGGTGCCTCTTCTCATCCGTGCGATGACACGTATTGCGGTCCCTTCCCCGAATCTGAACCTGAAGTCAAAGCTGTCGCTAAGTTCCTGCGCAAGCACAAGAAGCGCGTGGAAGCATACATATCCATTCATGCCTATGCACAAATGCTGCTTTACCCATATTCCTACAAGTATGCCACAATCCCCAACTTCAACTGTGTGGTAAGATATCTATTGCTTAACACTCaatgagttttatttttttaattaatctgaGAGAGCTGCTTATGACCTATCCTTTAATAGTGTTAAAGAAATTAACCTGGTAAAGCTGATTAAATCTTATTGTGAGTAAATATACAGTATGTGAGATGAGCTGGCCTTCTGCTTTCATGCATCCAGGAGTCAGCAGCTCACAATGCAGTGACAGCCTTGTACTCTGCCTATGGCGTGAGGTACAGATACGGACCTGCCTCCACAACTCTGTGTGAGTTCCTCGAAACCTTCTCATATTGCGGTCTGGCAATGGAAATGAGCTGTTATTCATTTTAAACTTAAGAGAAAAATGCCAATTTTCTAATTATACAAGATCAATTCAGAGTTGACCTGCAGGTGGCACCGCAACAGAAATGAAACACTTGTAAAATCAAAGCTACTTAACTTAAGGTATTCCTGTTTTAAGCTTTCCTTACCCTTGTTTATTTTGCACTTCCTTACAGATGTCAGCTCAGGAAGCTCTATCGACTGGGCATACAGGAACGGGATCCCCTACGCATTTGCGTTTGAGTTGAGGGATACGGGATATTTTGGTTTCCTTCTGCCCGAATCACTAATAAAGCCAACCTGCACTGAAACTATGAGAGCCGTGAAAGCCATCGCATCAGGTCTGCTGAAGAAGTGCAAGACAGATAGGGAGAAATTTCCATATATATGACCGCACCCTCCGAGTTACCTATCTCAGCACCTAATATTTTCCTGAGATTTCATATTCCGCTCAGATGTTATCAGGTGACGAACCGACAAAGATCCTCGGAGCGTGAATTTGAATTTGTCGTTCATCTTATTCTCCTTTTTCTGATAAGAGCTGATGGTGATGGATTTTtgtgtgcaaaaaaacaaacactaaaaaaacTTGAACCCTACAGGGTCTTTTAAGTAatgcatctttaaaaaaaaggggtttattttttacagtgaaTAGTGGTCATGTGATCACTTATTATGCTACAGCAGCACTTTTATGGTAAAGATAAAGCTAATTTTTTTATGTCTTCCAAAATGTGCTTTATTAAatacaagattaaaaaaaacaacatctttAAGCCTGTTT contains:
- the cpa6 gene encoding carboxypeptidase A6 isoform X2 — encoded protein: MRYKEIEKQSGYRSSRKRRSEAQYDYEVYHSLEEIQSWMFMMNTTHPNLVDMFSVGKSYEGRPLYVLQLGKKRRLQKKAVWIDCGVHAREWIGPAFCQWFVKEAISSYQYDSVMTRLLNQLNFYIMPVFNVDGYRFSWTTDRFWRKTRSKNNKFHCRGVDANRNWKVKWCDEGASSHPCDDTYCGPFPESEPEVKAVAKFLRKHKKRVEAYISIHAYAQMLLYPYSYKYATIPNFNCVESAAHNAVTALYSAYGVRYRYGPASTTLYVSSGSSIDWAYRNGIPYAFAFELRDTGYFGFLLPESLIKPTCTETMRAVKAIASGLLKKCKTDREKFPYI
- the cpa6 gene encoding carboxypeptidase A6 isoform X1, with amino-acid sequence MELDHRGAFRASVLLTCVIICNNVLCPVLGYLYNNRYAGDQVFKITPSNEEEVRNLKEILAHMKVDFWQPNSASLICHNATVDVHVKRNDTQGLHTRLKQENIDYQVFISNLQKEIEKQSGYRSSRKRRSEAQYDYEVYHSLEEIQSWMFMMNTTHPNLVDMFSVGKSYEGRPLYVLQLGKKRRLQKKAVWIDCGVHAREWIGPAFCQWFVKEAISSYQYDSVMTRLLNQLNFYIMPVFNVDGYRFSWTTDRFWRKTRSKNNKFHCRGVDANRNWKVKWCDEGASSHPCDDTYCGPFPESEPEVKAVAKFLRKHKKRVEAYISIHAYAQMLLYPYSYKYATIPNFNCVESAAHNAVTALYSAYGVRYRYGPASTTLYVSSGSSIDWAYRNGIPYAFAFELRDTGYFGFLLPESLIKPTCTETMRAVKAIASGLLKKCKTDREKFPYI